CCTTCGCTGGCATAAGCGCGGCAACGTCGCGGCATGTCGCATTCGGTCAGGATGCCGTGGCCGTCGTGGTAGCGCAGTTTGCCGTTGGTGAACGACATGATTTCGCGACCGGTATCGTAGTCGCGAAACAGCGAGCGGCCGCTGAGTGCCGCAGGCACCGGCAGGTCAAAGTAATCGAGGATCGACGCGCTCAAATCGACATGCCCGTAGACCCCGGGGTTGAGGTGCGGCAACTGCGCCTGTTCCGGTGCCAGGGTCAGGTTGAAGCCCCAGGACGACGCCAGTCGCACGCCATCGATGCCATGGGATTCGTCGGACGTGATCACCACCAGCGTGTCTTTCAGCACGCCCTGACGTTCGAGGCCACTGAGGAACTGGTCCAGTGCGTCGTCCAGATAGCCGACGGCTGCCTGCTTCGGCGTGTCGTAGCGTTGCAGGTAGTCTTCCGGCGCGGAGTAGGGCTGATGGGTGCCGACGGTCAGCAGGGTCAGCATCCACGGTTTTTTCTGTTTCTTCAGTTGGCCGACGTAACCCAGCGCGCCTTCGAAGAATGCCTTGTCGTCCTTGCCCCACGGGAATTCCAGGTAGTTGGCGTTGGTGAACCACTCGAGGCCATGGGTCGCATCGAAGCCGATGTGCGGCATGATCTTGTCTTTGGCCATGAAGCGCAGGCCGGCGCCTTGCAGGTAGTGAGTGCTGAAGCCGTTCTGGCGCAATTGGGCCGGCAGGCAGGCCTGGTTGCGTTCGTTCTGGGTCAGCATTTCCACGCCTTTGGGCGTGCCGTTGTTCAGTTTGTCGTAATCGCCGCAAAGCATGGCGTACAGGCCGCGAATGGTCTGATGCGTGTGCAGCACATAGTCCGGCGTGTTCATGCCGCGCTCGGCCCAGCGGCTGAGCTTGGGCATCAGGTCTTCCTGATAATGGCTGCCGATGGCCTCGCGATTGGCGCGGATGTAGGCGCCGGGAATGCCTTCAACAGTCACGATCAGGACATTGCGTGCCTGACCTTTAGCGGCGAGCAACGAGTGACCATTCAAGTCGAGGTCAGTGAGCCCGGCCATCAATGGCGCGGGTATTTCGCTGCCACCTTCCAGCCATTCCTCGGCCTGCATCTGCGCGTCGGCGACCTGCGCGGCAAGCAATTGATGCGGTAGGTTGTACAGGCGCCATGGGTCGGCATCGCTCGGCGAAAGATTCTGTGCGCCCCAATGGGCGGCGAACAGCAACACCGGTGCCGTCCATGCCGCGCGGGGCAGGGCTGGTGCGGGTGTCGCGCGGTTTGCCCACTGCGTCGCCAGCCACAGCAGCAGGGCCAGCAGCAATGCGCCGGCCACCGCCGGATGGGCAAAACCGCCGCCAGTGGAGTTCTCCACAAATTGCGGGTCGATCAGGTAATGCAGGTCCTGGGGATTGGGCAGGCGCCCGACCGCGCTGACCAGTTCTGCCGTCGCCACCGCCAGCAAGCCCCAGAACACCAGCACCGGCAGGCCCAGCCACCACGGCCGGCGATGCAACAGGACCACCAGCAGGCTGCCGATGGCCAGGTCCGAAAGATAGCCGAACAGGCTCGACCAGCCGAGTGCCGCACGCAGGCACACCGGCACGATCAGTACCAGAAAAACCAGAGAAAGAAGACGGGCGTCGGGGTGCCGAAGCCGTTGAAAAAGAGCGCTCACAAAAAAAGACCTTCCAGCCATCAAACCGTCATAAAAGTGTGCGCGATGATACCAAGGGTGGGCTGTCTGATCGCCCTTTTAAACGCGAGTCTGATCCGCTGTAGAACGCGTGTGCGATCCGGTCGAATGGCCTGAAGCCTTGACCTGTATTCGTATCAGCAAAGGGAGAGGCTGTTTTCGCACCCGCCGGGACAGGGAATTTATTGTTTCAGGCTGTTAATTACGCCTTTGATCCAATTCCGCTGCATTTGCGAAACGTTGCGATTTACAATGCCCGACCTCTGATGGAGACCTGCCTCCGTGGACGTCCTCACGCAACTCAACGCTTATCTGCACCGACTGCTGATTGAGCCGGTCGCCGAGCAGTTTTTCAGCCTGTTCGATCTGAATGGCCGCATCGGCGTGGTGTTCATCTTCACGTCCTATTGCGTGGCCTACGGTCTTTTCCGCTTCAGAAAATCCCGCCGCCTGACCGAGGCCCCGACCTTCTGGCAGTTCCTCGGCGGCGGTCGTGTGCATGGGCATCGCTCGGCGTGGCTGGATTACCGCTACTACTTCATCAAGGGCATTCTGCGGGTCGCACTGGTGTTGCCGGTCGTGGCGCTGGTCGATCCGCATATTCTGCGTTCGGGCGATTACGTGCAGTTTTTCACCCGGCTCTGGGGCGCCCGCGAGCAGGTCTGGGATCATCCCTCGATCGCGTTGTTCTATGGCCTCGGCGTGTTTGTGTTCAGAGACTTCTTGCACTATTGGATTCACCGCGCCTTTCACTCCCGCTTTCTGTGGGAATTCCACAAGGTTCACCATTCGGCGCTCGTGCTGGTGCCCGTCACTGCCAGCCGGATTCACATCGTCGAATCGATCTTCGAACGAATCGTCATCACCGCCGGCCTTGGCGCTTTTGCCGGTGTGGTCTGGTACGCCTGTGGCGGGGAGGTCAGCCGCTACACGCTGTTCGGCGTGACCTGGCTGGCTCTGATCATCAACGGCCTGGGGGCCAATCTGCGGCACAGCCATGTCTGGCTGTCGTTCGGGCCGAAGGTCGAACACGTGCTCAACAGCCCGGCCCAGCACCAGATCCACCACAGCGACGCGCCACGACATTTCAACAAGAACTTCGCGATCAACCTGTCGCTGTGGGACTGGATGTTCGGCACGTTGTACGTCACCACGCCGACACCGGAAGTGTTGCGCTTCGGCACGGGCGAGCAGGACCGCACACGTTATCTGACGGTGTACAGCCTGATCGTCACGCCGTTTGTGGACACCGCGAAACGCTTGTCGTCGAACGCCGACGGGCTCAGAACCTGGTTCAATCAGCGTACGCCATGAGGGCTTCGCCGAAGGCCTGCGGCATCGGGCTTTGCGGCCAGCTCGGCAGCCCCTCGGGCAGCGTCAGCCAAGGTTGTTTGTGACTGACCCAGATGTGCGCCATCGGTTGCAGTGATCGGCTTTCATCGAGTGTGCCGGCGCGCAGAACGTTCATCCCCGGCGCCGCCGTGGTGGTGTTGCAAAGACGCGTATGGCAGATGCTGCACACCTGATGTTCGGAGTGCTGCCCATTGAGATCGTAGGCATGGATTGGCGTGAGTTTTGGGCAACTGGCCCAGCGACATGGACTGGTGCGAGTCCTGCCCGGTCAGGTGGATTTTACGGTGGATGTGTGGATCGCCATGCATCAGGATATGCGTCGGGTACAGCGGGTTTCGGCGGTGTTCGATGGCTTGGGCGCGGACTTGCAGGCGTTTATGGAAGGCTGACGTTCAGGTGATATCAATATGCGATAACGGTATTTAAATTTAATTTTTTATAGCGATAGAGTCCGCCCTCACAGATTTCCCTGTAAATCCCTGCGAGGTTGTCATGGCCCTACCGTTCAAACGTTCAGCACTGACACTGCTGGCGGTTTCGCTGGCCGGCGCACTGCTCGGCAATACCGCTCAAGCCGAAGGCAAGATCAGCATCGCCCAACAATTCGGCATCGGTTATCTGATTCTGGACGTGGTGCGCGATCAGCACCTGATCGAGAAGCACGGCAAGGCTCAGGGTCTGGACATCAAGGTCGACTGGAACAGCATTTCCGGCGCTACCGCCATGAACGAAGCGCTGCTGACCGGATCGCTGGATGTGGTCTCGGCCGGCGTGCCACCGATGCTCACTGTATGGGATCGCACCAAGGGCAAACAGAACGTCAAGGCCATCGCTTCGCTGGGCTCGATGCCCAACTACCTGCTGACCAATAACCCGAACGTAAAAACCCTCAAGGACTTCAGCGAAAAGGATCGCATCGCCGTGCCGGCGGCGGGTGTGGGCTTCCAGTCCCGCACGCTGCAGATCGAAACGGCCAAAGAATTCGGTAATGACCAATACAAGAAGTTCGACGACATCTCCGTCAGCCTGCCGCACCCGGATGCCACGGCCGCGTTGATCGCCGGCGGCTCGGAAATCAACGCGCATTTCTCCAGCCCGCCGTTCCAGTACCAGGCGTTGCAGAATCCCAACGTGCATAAAGTGCTGAGTTCCTACGATGTGCTCGGCGGCCAGGCCACATTCAACGTGCTGTACACCACGGAAAAATTCCACGACGAAAACCCGAAAACCTACAGGGCGTTCTACGACGCACTGGCCGAGGCCGAGCAGATCATCAAGGCTGACAAGCCTGCGGCGGCTCAGGCTTACATTCGCGTCGAACAGTCGAAACTGCCGCTGGCGTTGGTGGAGAAAATCGTCACCGATCCGGAAATCGATTTCACCGTGGTGCCGCAGCGCACCTTTATCTATGCAGAGAAATTGCAGGAGTTGGGTGTGCTGAAAAACAAGGCGGACAGTTGGAAGGATTATTTCTTTGAAGAGGCGCATGGCGGGGCGGGGAGTTGAATCCCGGGGCGTTCTGGACAGGGTAATGGCCTCTTAGTAGCATTTGCCGCCAGCGCTCTGACTCCATGGCGCAATGCTCTGAATCTACAAGGACGGCCATGCTTGATTTTCTGTACCGCAAAATGAATGTCGATTTTATTGTCTGGAGTGGCACGGTACGCAAAATCCAAAAGCTCACTGACGACGACGGGTATGTCGAAACGGTCGTGCGAATCGAAAATGATAATGGCGAGATCGAGGATATCGATGTTTCCGGCCTTGAGCTCGATCTGAAACGAAACCATCGCGTCAGCGTCTTCAATGCCACCACGGCGGCCATCGACTACAGCGTCTTTGCCTTGTTGCGCAATGACTGCTTGTCTCGGTCCGCATTGCTGGTTGATGGCGAACTCCTTTTCAAGGAGTTGGGTATAAAACTCCCCAGGTTCACCATCTTCCTGATTTCGTTGGTGTATGGCGCGATCGCGACCTGGATCGCTGGAGAGGGTGGATTGATTTCCGCCATCGTCCTTTTCGGCGCTCTGCACATGGACGGAAGGCGACGTCGCAAGCTTTTCGGTGCCCGAATCGAGGCACATTTACACAAATTCGATAAGCAGTATCAAAGCCATCGCATGGTCAAAAGAGCACTGGCGCGATCGTAATGAGCGTCGGGTACGTCGATGCAGTGGGCGCTTTTTGCTGAGGCCTTCGACGGTCTGGGTGGCCGCACGTCCGCCGGCCGGGTGAGCGGCAAACCCGCGTCTATAGTGAGAGGGCTGTGTTAAACGGGTTGGCGTACCTCAAGGCTGCGACGGGAGGCGCCGAGTGAACAATCTGCTGTTATTCATTCAGGAGATCGCCATGAGCCAGATCGAAAAAGTCCTCTACACCGCAAAGACCCACACCACCGGCGGACGTGACGGGGCGTCGCGCAGTTCCGACGGGATCCTCGACGTCAAACTGTCGTCTCCCGGCACCAACGGCGGCGGGACCAATCCGGAACAACTGTTCGCCGCCGGCTGGTCGGCGTGCTTCATCGGTGCGATGAAAGCGGTGGCGGTGCAGCAGAAAATCAGCCTGCCAGCGGACCTGGCGGTGGATGCCGAAGTGGACCTGGGCACCAACTCGGGAGGGTATCTGTTGCAGGCGCGGCTCAATGTGAGCCTGCCGGGCATGGAGCGCGGCGCGGCACAGCAACTGGTGGATGCGGCGCATCAGGTGTGCCCGTATTCGAAGGCCACGCGCAACAACATCGAAGTCGAGTTGAAACTGGTCTGACATCCAGATGCAAACGGGGCGGCATGATCGTCGATCATGCCGCCCCGTTGGTTTTTTGAAGTCGTAAATCTGTCAGTCAGCGATCAATGCATCTTGCTGTGATCGTGGCCTTCCATGTTGGTCAGCGAGCGCACCGGCGCCTGGACTTCGATGGCTTGTTTCTCGCCCTTGGCGTTTTCGACGGTCAGGGTCAGCGGCACGTTGTCGCCTTCCTTCAGTTGACCGTTCAGGCCCATCAACATCACGTGGTAGCCGTTGGGATCGAACTTGACGGCTTTGCCGGCCGGCAGGTCGACCGAGTTGACCGGGCCCATGCTCATCACGTCGTTCTTCATGGTCATTTCGTGAATCTGCACGTCCTTGGCCACTGGCGATGCAACGCTGAGCAGCTTGCTGTCGCTGTCGGCGGTGACGGTCATGAACGCGCCGCTGGCCGACTGGTTTGGCACGGTTGCACGGACCCAGGCGTCATCGACCTTGGTCTGCGCCGAAACCTGGAACGCCAGGCCCAGCAGGGACAGGCCCAGTGCAGCACGTTTGATGTTGTTCAGAAAAGGGTTCATCAGCAGACCTCCATGACGGTAAGCAAGTCTTCCGTACACTCTTGTGCAGAAAGCGATTGGGACAGACCCACGCGCAGGTTGCCGCGGGTGTCGTAGACATAACTGGTAGACGTGTGCGACAGGGTGTAGGTGTCGCCGGCAGGGACTTTTTCGTAGAAGACGTCGAATTCCTTGGCGGTGGCCTTGGTTTCCTCAAGGGTGCCGTACAGGGCGACGAAGCTTGGGTCGAAGGTCTTGACGTAGGCGTCGAGGATTTGCGGTGTGTCGCGTTCCGGGTCGAGGGTGATGAACACCACTTGCAGGATGTCGCCATCCTTGCCCATCAGCTTCTTGATTTTCGCCGCGCGGGCCAGGGTCGTCGGGCAGACGGCCGGGCACTGGGTGAAGCCGAAGAAGATCATCGGCATCAGGCCGCGAAAGCTCGACAGCGACACGGTGTTGCCTTCGGTGTCCTTGAGCTTGAAGGTGCGTCCGAGGATCTTGTCGCTCAGATCCTTGCCGTACTTGTACGACAGTTGGCCACGGGTGTCGCAGCCGGCGAGCAGGCCCAGACCGAGCACGCCCATTCCCGCAAGCACCTTGCGGCGAGTCAACAAAGCCGTCATCTAATACCGCCTTTTGCAGCCCGCCGGTCAGCGAGACAGGCGGGGGGTTAACCGTAAAAGCGGCGCATGATACCAAAATGAACCGCCAGGTCGGTTTTTGATCACCAACCAATGTCGGATCGGGCGACAAAAGGTGTAAGAAAACATGACCTGCGGTTATTGCGGCGACGGTTCAACCGGGCTCCAGCTGCCGCCCAGCGCGGTGTACAGATTTACCTGCGCCACCAGTTGCGCCAACCGGTCAGTGATCAGGCCCTGCTGGGAACTGAACAGCGAACGCTGGGCATCGAGGAACGTCAGGCTGCTGTCGACGCCGGTCTGATAGCG
The sequence above is a segment of the Pseudomonas sp. HS6 genome. Coding sequences within it:
- a CDS encoding sterol desaturase family protein, which encodes MDVLTQLNAYLHRLLIEPVAEQFFSLFDLNGRIGVVFIFTSYCVAYGLFRFRKSRRLTEAPTFWQFLGGGRVHGHRSAWLDYRYYFIKGILRVALVLPVVALVDPHILRSGDYVQFFTRLWGAREQVWDHPSIALFYGLGVFVFRDFLHYWIHRAFHSRFLWEFHKVHHSALVLVPVTASRIHIVESIFERIVITAGLGAFAGVVWYACGGEVSRYTLFGVTWLALIINGLGANLRHSHVWLSFGPKVEHVLNSPAQHQIHHSDAPRHFNKNFAINLSLWDWMFGTLYVTTPTPEVLRFGTGEQDRTRYLTVYSLIVTPFVDTAKRLSSNADGLRTWFNQRTP
- a CDS encoding ABC transporter substrate-binding protein; the protein is MALPFKRSALTLLAVSLAGALLGNTAQAEGKISIAQQFGIGYLILDVVRDQHLIEKHGKAQGLDIKVDWNSISGATAMNEALLTGSLDVVSAGVPPMLTVWDRTKGKQNVKAIASLGSMPNYLLTNNPNVKTLKDFSEKDRIAVPAAGVGFQSRTLQIETAKEFGNDQYKKFDDISVSLPHPDATAALIAGGSEINAHFSSPPFQYQALQNPNVHKVLSSYDVLGGQATFNVLYTTEKFHDENPKTYRAFYDALAEAEQIIKADKPAAAQAYIRVEQSKLPLALVEKIVTDPEIDFTVVPQRTFIYAEKLQELGVLKNKADSWKDYFFEEAHGGAGS
- a CDS encoding copper chaperone PCu(A)C; the encoded protein is MNPFLNNIKRAALGLSLLGLAFQVSAQTKVDDAWVRATVPNQSASGAFMTVTADSDSKLLSVASPVAKDVQIHEMTMKNDVMSMGPVNSVDLPAGKAVKFDPNGYHVMLMGLNGQLKEGDNVPLTLTVENAKGEKQAIEVQAPVRSLTNMEGHDHSKMH
- a CDS encoding SCO family protein translates to MTALLTRRKVLAGMGVLGLGLLAGCDTRGQLSYKYGKDLSDKILGRTFKLKDTEGNTVSLSSFRGLMPMIFFGFTQCPAVCPTTLARAAKIKKLMGKDGDILQVVFITLDPERDTPQILDAYVKTFDPSFVALYGTLEETKATAKEFDVFYEKVPAGDTYTLSHTSTSYVYDTRGNLRVGLSQSLSAQECTEDLLTVMEVC
- a CDS encoding GFA family protein, coding for MCSICHTRLCNTTTAAPGMNVLRAGTLDESRSLQPMAHIWVSHKQPWLTLPEGLPSWPQSPMPQAFGEALMAYAD
- a CDS encoding organic hydroperoxide resistance protein, translating into MSQIEKVLYTAKTHTTGGRDGASRSSDGILDVKLSSPGTNGGGTNPEQLFAAGWSACFIGAMKAVAVQQKISLPADLAVDAEVDLGTNSGGYLLQARLNVSLPGMERGAAQQLVDAAHQVCPYSKATRNNIEVELKLV
- a CDS encoding LTA synthase family protein, whose amino-acid sequence is MSALFQRLRHPDARLLSLVFLVLIVPVCLRAALGWSSLFGYLSDLAIGSLLVVLLHRRPWWLGLPVLVFWGLLAVATAELVSAVGRLPNPQDLHYLIDPQFVENSTGGGFAHPAVAGALLLALLLWLATQWANRATPAPALPRAAWTAPVLLFAAHWGAQNLSPSDADPWRLYNLPHQLLAAQVADAQMQAEEWLEGGSEIPAPLMAGLTDLDLNGHSLLAAKGQARNVLIVTVEGIPGAYIRANREAIGSHYQEDLMPKLSRWAERGMNTPDYVLHTHQTIRGLYAMLCGDYDKLNNGTPKGVEMLTQNERNQACLPAQLRQNGFSTHYLQGAGLRFMAKDKIMPHIGFDATHGLEWFTNANYLEFPWGKDDKAFFEGALGYVGQLKKQKKPWMLTLLTVGTHQPYSAPEDYLQRYDTPKQAAVGYLDDALDQFLSGLERQGVLKDTLVVITSDESHGIDGVRLASSWGFNLTLAPEQAQLPHLNPGVYGHVDLSASILDYFDLPVPAALSGRSLFRDYDTGREIMSFTNGKLRYHDGHGILTECDMPRRCRAYASEGFIAESATFKGNASGQNARQIAARADALDLSLLRTPLNQRYQFGSDNVIPLQAQIKDDWADNLIGAQYLEMPKGSHTRVRLTVRSMDPQQAAYIQLKAKEFEQDVQLGLPSEMVATAEQPLEMDFSFDNPQPRKAFSFHLLGYGLGAVEVTDFSVITELPGQQDLREEIPEDDTAQSS